The DNA window GTTGGCGCCGGGGAACCAAGAGGTCTACGGTGTCCGTTGGCATAAATGGAAGCATCGAGGCTTATCAGCATTGTCAGGAGTGGCCATGGGGGCCCAAGGGTATCTGCGCCGGCTCACCCGTCGGTTGACGGAGAATCCGGAGCAACTCGACTCGGAGGAACTCTCCGACGAGGTCGCAAGCACCGGCGCGCAACGCGCCATCGATTGCGAGCGTGGCCAGGAGGTCACGATGGTGGGCACGCTGCGTAGCGTCGAGTGCAACGGCAGGGCCTGCGCCGGCGGAGTCCGCGCCGAACTGTTCGATGGCAGCGACACCGTCACACTCGTGTGGCTGGGACAGCGCCGCATCCCCGGCATCGACTCGGGACGCACCCTGCGGGTGCGTGGCCGCCTCGGCAAGCTGGAGAACGGAACCAAGGCGATCTACAACCCGCACTACGAAATTCAGCGGTGACCGATCCCGACAATCTGGGGGCAACCCCGCGGGAGTCGGGTTCGTCGAAACGATTGACCACTAAACGCATCTCCCCGGAACGTCTGCTGGCACAGGCAGGCGGGGTCGGCGGTGTCATCTACTCGTCGCTTCCGGTGGTGGTCTTCGTCATCGCGTCGAGCGTGTCGGGATTGATTCCTGCGATCGTGGCCGCGCTGGCCGTGGCCGCTCTGATCCTGGCGTGGCGGCTCATTCGGCGCGATTCCGCACAGCCGGCGATTTCCGGCTTCTTCGGCGTCGCCCTGTGCGCGCTGATCGCCTACGTGTTGGGGGAGTCCAAGGGCTATTTCCTGCTGGGCATCTGGATGTCGCTGGTTTGGGCGGTGGTCGTCGCCGTGTCGGTGGTGATCCGCCGGCCCCTGGTCGGCTACGCATGGAGCTGGGTGACCGGGCGTGGTGACGGCTGGCGCGGGGTGCCCCGCGCCGTCTACGCGTTCGACGTCGCGTCGGTGGCCTGGGTGCTGGTGTTCGCGGCCCGGTTCGTGGTTCAGGGGTTGCTGTACCACGCCGACCGGACCGGTTGGCTGGCGGTCGCACGGATCGGGATGGGCTGGCCGCTGACCGTGTTGGCCGCGTTGGCCACGTACGCGGCGATCAAGGCGGCGCAGCGGGCCATCGCCGCCACCACTACCCCCGCGGTCGACATGGGACCCGGCGCCGTCACCGACTGACTAGTCGGCGGCCGGACTGTGACTGCCCAATAGCAGCTTCTGCAGGTCCTCCTCCGCATCGGCGACCGCGACGAACAACAGCTCGTCGCCGCCTTCGAGCGGCTCGTCCTCCTCGGGCACGATCACCCGCGGGCCGCGCAGGATCGTCACCAGCGAGGTGTCCCGCGGCAGCTGCAGTTTGCGCACCGGTTTGCCGCCCCACGGCGTGTCGTCGGGCAGGGTGATCTCGACGAGGTTGGCCTGACCCTTGCGGAATTCCATCAGCCGCACCAGATCGCCGACGGCGACGGCCTCTTCGATGAGCGACGCCAGCATTCGCGGCGTCGACACCGCCACGTCGACCCCCCAGGCGTCGGTGAACAGCCATTCGTTGCGGGGATCGTTGACGCGGGCCACCACCCGCGGGACCGCGAATTCGGTTTTGGCCAAGAGGCTTAACACGACGTTGGCCTTGTCGTCGCCGGTCGCGGCCACCACCACGTCGAACTCCTGCAGGTGCACCGACTCCAGCAGGCTCAGTTCGCAGGCGTCACCCAGCCGCCAGTGCGCGGCCGGGATCGCGTCGACGTCGACGTGATCGGGGTTGCGTTCGATCAGCGTCACGTCGTGGCCGTTGCCGATGAGTTCCCGAGTGACCGAGCGGCCGACCGCGCCGGCCCCGGCAACAGCTACCTTCATGTGCGCCGCTCCTTAGAGATCTTCACTCGGTGGTAAGGCGGCGATGGCCACCGCCTCGGCGGCGCGGCCGGAGATGGCAGCGACGTACACCTGGTCGCCGGCCTGGATCACCGATTTGGGCTCCGGCAAAACGCCGGCCCCGAAGCGGATCAGAAACGCGACCCGGGCGCCGGTGGCCTGCTCGAGATCGGTGACGCGATGCCCGATCCAGTCCTCGTGCAAGACCACCTCGGACACCGCGACGGTGCCGGTCGGGTCGCGCCACTTGGCCGTCTCCGTTTCGCGCAGCAACGCGTTCAGCAGCCGGTCGGTGGTCCAGGGCACGGTCGCAATGGTCGGAATGCCCAGACGCTCGTAGACCTCGGCCCGCTTGGCGTCGTAGATGCGGGCCACGACCCGCTTGACGCCGAAAGTCTCCCGCGCCAACCGCGCCGAGATGATGTTGGAGTTGTCGCCCGAGGACACCGCGGCGAACGCGTCCGCCTCCTCGATGCGGGCCCTCAGCAGTACATCCCGGTCGAAGCCCTGCCCCAGCACCCGCTCGCCGGCGTATTCGGGGCTGAGCCGGTTGAAGGCGGTGCTGTCACGATCGATGACCGCGACGTCGTGACCGATGCGGGACAGCCCGTCGGCGACCGAGGAACCGACCCTGCCGCAGCCCATCACCACTACTCGCAACTTGAGGTCCTCTCGGCCGCGTCCTGCGCCCTTCACCGGCAACCCACTTCGGCCAGCCGTTTCGGTCGGCGAACATTCTCCTACGAACGCTACCGCCAAACCGGTCTGGGCTTACT is part of the Mycobacterium mantenii genome and encodes:
- a CDS encoding OB-fold nucleic acid binding domain-containing protein produces the protein MGAQGYLRRLTRRLTENPEQLDSEELSDEVASTGAQRAIDCERGQEVTMVGTLRSVECNGRACAGGVRAELFDGSDTVTLVWLGQRRIPGIDSGRTLRVRGRLGKLENGTKAIYNPHYEIQR
- a CDS encoding DUF3159 domain-containing protein, whose product is MTTKRISPERLLAQAGGVGGVIYSSLPVVVFVIASSVSGLIPAIVAALAVAALILAWRLIRRDSAQPAISGFFGVALCALIAYVLGESKGYFLLGIWMSLVWAVVVAVSVVIRRPLVGYAWSWVTGRGDGWRGVPRAVYAFDVASVAWVLVFAARFVVQGLLYHADRTGWLAVARIGMGWPLTVLAALATYAAIKAAQRAIAATTTPAVDMGPGAVTD
- a CDS encoding potassium channel family protein, which gives rise to MKVAVAGAGAVGRSVTRELIGNGHDVTLIERNPDHVDVDAIPAAHWRLGDACELSLLESVHLQEFDVVVAATGDDKANVVLSLLAKTEFAVPRVVARVNDPRNEWLFTDAWGVDVAVSTPRMLASLIEEAVAVGDLVRLMEFRKGQANLVEITLPDDTPWGGKPVRKLQLPRDTSLVTILRGPRVIVPEEDEPLEGGDELLFVAVADAEEDLQKLLLGSHSPAAD
- a CDS encoding potassium channel family protein; its protein translation is MRVVVMGCGRVGSSVADGLSRIGHDVAVIDRDSTAFNRLSPEYAGERVLGQGFDRDVLLRARIEEADAFAAVSSGDNSNIISARLARETFGVKRVVARIYDAKRAEVYERLGIPTIATVPWTTDRLLNALLRETETAKWRDPTGTVAVSEVVLHEDWIGHRVTDLEQATGARVAFLIRFGAGVLPEPKSVIQAGDQVYVAAISGRAAEAVAIAALPPSEDL